aattaatataagtCCCACTCTACATGCAGAACTAAACGCCGGCTAGAAGACAGAACTGATAACAGTTAATGTAAACTACCTTCTCCTTGGGATTATCAGAATGTGTCTGGGAACAGATCACAATTAGGTTATCTGAGATAACTTCAAGTTTGCTTTTGAATGCAGAGCAAAAATGGGAatttccaacaaaatatttctcagcatctttcaaaaatataataaccgGACAAGTTCTGCTCTGATCATGGGCAACCTGGAAACGGACAAAGTATTAGGCAAAGTATTAGACGAAGAAAGAATTCACTGCTTGCAACTGATAAGTACCTCAAACAATTTGGTAACAAGTAATTCATTTAGATCGTCAGATGCCGAGCTTTCGAACTGAAGATCAGTAGCTATTAAAAGAACAGACGAAACAGTGTGTGAGACAAGAGCAGCTGAGGACGAGTAACCAATGCACTACTGAACATGACGTACCACTGCAGAAGAACCCATGTCCCATTTCACACAGTTGACCAAGATCAACTCCATCAGGTACTGGATTCTCAAATCTAACACCCACTTTAGCTGAAGGATTCTCATCAAATACTAACAGTACTTTCCCTATAAACCCATAAGGTGGTCCCCTGAATAAGATTAAGTAAAAAGTGGATCATTAAGTCAAAGAGTGACTATAAAAAGGCAAGAGAAAAGTTCAGAAGATATATTTGTAAGCCTAACTCAAACAAATCCAGAAATTTAGACAAAATTAGAAGATAGGTAATAGATTTTTTGAAAGAGATATAGTTCTTGGATGTAAATAAAAGTAATTCATCAATAAAttatttgcatttttcttcactttcttcaccAGAACCAacaaatattcatattcataCAATATAGAAGTCAATATCAGTCTCAGCAGCTGCCTCCATCAGAAATATCATAAGAATCAAACCTTGAGGTAGGTAGCCCCGGACACAACTCATCACCGAAGAATCTTACCCTGTCCCCTGCAAGTGTTTTTCCCCAATGAAGTATCAGTAAACCAGAAATctaagaagattgaagaacaTTCTTTTGTTGCAAACAATATAAAGGGGCATGCCTTTCTTCAAATTATGATTCACTGGAGTTCCAAATGAACGGGGAGAAGTAGCAGGAGAAGGGATAGATGAATCTCCTTGACCTGATGACAAATCTAAGCTTTTTCCTCGATCAATGAGCGCAGGTCCATTCATCAGTGACTCAAATTCTTTAGCAGTCATAACCTGCAGGAAATTGCAGAGCGGATGCATATCATACCCGTAGTCAGGAAAGCAGATAAATAAGTGTAGATGCAAAATCTTTCCTCTTGTAAACTAACAAGCATATCATCATACTTGTAAGTAACcaacattgatttttttacaaaCAGCTTCCTCGGATGTCATATTTAAGAAACACATACAATATCTTACCCCCAAAATTGGATTGCTGTCAAATATTAGCAATTTCGCATTGAATGAATTGGCAAGTGCTTTAGCTAATATCTCTTGGTATATTTCAGACCCTGAGACaattccaaacaaaaagagaaaatgatattGCCGCCTAAAAGAAGTACAGGAACCACACAAACAAGATACTTGTACCTGCAGGACCAGAAAGCAATATCCTTGGATTCAAAATGGTCAAGTCGGATGCATATGGGGCATATCCTATATTCATCTTATTCAGATGCATATCTGAAACAGCTAGTAAGACATACTTTGTATGCTCACtgcaaaaataaatcagaaaGACCTTAGTCAGCATACACCAAACATAGAACAGTACACATGCAAAGCCCAAAAtaccaaagaaaagaataaaatatgattCGTGTGAAAGACTGAAACAGGAAGGATAACTCTCATATTCTCCAACTGTAATACTTAAGGAAGGGAATTAGAATTTATGATAATTCAAAGTTCAGagcaaaaaaacattagacCAAAATATTCTTAATGGAAAATTCACATGCACGTATCTTAACTCTGCATAAATACCTCAAATAATAAGGAAAATTTTCGAATGAAAATTCCAATCTTTTGCCGTCAACAATACCAGCTCGAATATATTCCCTGAACTTTGCAGCTTGTTGTGCCCTCCGGTTTCTTGTCACCTCGTTTTCCTCATCTAATATCTGATACTAGCTTTGTTAATATAGTGGTCAATATTGTTGATGCCGCCAGGGTCCAAGGGAAACATAGAGTAAATACCTCCATTTTGGAATCTTGGTTGTGGCTGATGACTACTCCACTGTCTGCAGCTTTATTACTTTGATTGTTAACAGGAAAATATCCTTCCACGCCTTCTTGGACCCCAGAAGTAGCAGGATTCTCACGCGAGATTTCAAGCGATGCCAACATCGAAACTCTTGATGGATCTCTTGCCTCTCTCTCTAACTGTAGAAATTTTCCTGCAGGAACCTGTTCCCCACCAGATATGACTGTAACTTTAGACATCTGCTGATATATCTGGATAGACCTTAATGGGAAAACTTATGTGTAGTTCATACAAGTATAGACATCTGATAACATATCTGGATACTTGTTGCATATTTcatacagaaaagaaaaggatacGAAAGCATAGCTCCTGTTTAAACCGAAAACCAATTCGTCACCAGAGTGTAGCTCATGGCTGACATTCTTGATGACAAATGCTTTATTTATCCGCAGAGGTCCCCCGGTTCCTGTGATATCTAGAACCGCTACAACATTGCCATTGCGCTGAACATGTGCACAAACAATAAGAATATATCTCCACactccacaaaaaaaaaggaataaaaatCTGATGATTATCAAAAATCTACCTGAATTCTTGTGATCTTGCACAAAAATGCACCGAGATTCCGGTCATGTAATGTGAAGTCGGAGGTTAAACAAGAACCAAAAGTGCATGAAGATTCATAAAGGCAAAGGTTTTGTTGCTGAAAATTCATAAGTAGCTCATCAATTTGTCAGGATAATAAAACCATTAAACCTTAaaaaagtttctctctttttgaatCAAACCTTTGCAGACTGTGATAGCAATTTACACCATGGGGTCTTAAATGTACAGTGTCGATATGTCCATCCCGAAAAAGAACTATCTGGCAAAGTCGGTGTTAAGCCtagaaatcaaaaatcaaagatgaaattgagaatccaatttcaaaactgagataaaaaaaattgcagaaaGATCGAACAATAATGAAGAGTGACGACGGACCTTCGGCAATCTTGGCGTCTTCGGAGGTTGGAGCTTCACTGCTATCGGTAGAAGCGCCGCTGCCATCTCCCAACTGAAACGAAAACGGAAATCCCCAAAATCGCCCTAAATATTTCAAACGAGAAGCTCCAGATGGTGAAGAGGAAGTAAAGTCTCCGATCAGAAACCTTTGAGCGTTTAGATGAAGGAGATTTGTCTCCGGAAGGAGACGATGGAGGAATTCTCTTGCCGCTGCTTCCGTCGGGAAGGGTTGTATTGTTCTCGCCGGAGATAGATTCACTCCGTCCCGGTGACACCATGACGATTTCTTGAAGTCTTGCGTTGATTCTTTGAGAGttagaagaaagaatcaatgcgagagagatgatgaatttCGAAACAAGGAAACAGAAATGTGCTGAGAGTGtaatttgtgtatatatacgtATAAGCCTTTCTCAAATAACACCGGTTTAACTCGAGCAAGCCCGgtttaataaaaccaaaattcaaaaggaaACTAAGGTAATTTTCTTTACCACATTTGCTTATCTGTGATTGTTGAACATTTGATAGCCAAGGGCCTAAGAGCAAATGACTAGTTAGGTGATGTAACTTTCTATCTTGTTCACAACTATTGCCTTGTGAATATGTTCTTAAACTGCAGTGAACATAAGTTTTGGAAGCAATTCtgttttccaaattttgataattgtCGCGAGGATCCTGATTAACGGTGAGTATTCGtgttatatatttcttatgtaTTACAATTTACAATGGTGTTATGTAACTGATGTTCAAGCTTACCTGTTTTACAATATCAGGTACCAGTTATAGACATAGTCTTCCACTGTATTGAATTTAAACCGACCTTTCTTTGGCCGTGTTTCTCCATACTCTTCTTTGGAGTCTTCATTATCTTTTCACTCGACAAGTTAAAAATCTTCTTTGTGGAATATTATTCCATAACTTAGGATAACAATTTagtcttttaaattattgcATATGCGATTGGAGTCAACTGAAAATGTAAGTAAAATTGTGGAAGAGCCAAATGCAGATTCCTTATGCAATATAATAGATGGGGAAATGGGAGCAGAAGGGAAGTATGGAATTGTTTTTCTCGAAAGGCAAATGCGTAGTCCAGACTAAATGAAGAGTCAGGTAagatctctctgtctctcttaacacaaaaaacaacaataacatcAAAAACTTCACAAACACTCAACACAATCACAAATACAGAACAAGAAgcaattaaacaaaacaaacactcCACtctcaaactaaaaaatttcACACGCCACGAGACACAAGAATCGACAAAAACTccacaaaatacaaaattgcTCATGTCACGAAACACAACATAAAAGTCTAAAATTAACCCAACAAATTCAcaatcacctgaaaacaagaGTTCTCAAAaactttctttctaatttAGTAATGATTTACTAGAGTCTATTTATAATGACAATAACAACAATTCATAGAAATTTATGAGCACATTTCATATAATGTCAAATTGAGATTACAAAAgtctaaaattaattaataaaagcaAAATCCTTGACACAAGCTCTCTATGCTATGAGACACGGTCTTGGTTGAAGATAGACATCAACTCAAGCACCAGCTTTTCATCATGCTCAACCACATACCTTTTTAAGAAGGTCTGATCGGTACATGCCAAAACAGACGCCATTGGAGGGAGTTCGCTTCCAAGCAATCCTTTGGACATGAGAGCTTTGATTACATTACACCTTGGGACAGTCCTCTTCTCCATGCTATATCCAAGTACCTGAGGGAACAAAGTAATGACCTTAAGTGGccaattcatcttcttcaccacaaactcagtcttcttcttcaccatctctGCAGAATATCCAATGCACTGAGGAAGGCACTTGACCATCATGACAAACTCATCTCTGCTGAATCCTAAGCCTATAAATGTTTCCATGGAGTTCAATATCTGCTGCTCTGAAGCACGTAAGCATAGTGGATTCTTCTTGAACACTGACAATACCTCATCTTCGCACAGACCACACCTCTTTAAGGCTTCAAATGTCTGAATTATCCTATTCTCAGAGTATCCAAGAAAGGCAGGGCACTTCTTGAAAAGTTCCCATACATCGTTTACAGTTAAGCCAAATCTCTTGTAGACATTGAAGTTTTCTTCTAGTCTTTTGTCGCTCAATCCGTAAACAATGCATAAAGCTTCCACAAACTTTGGAGTGGTGGGATCAAAACCCATCCCAACAACCTTGTTGAGTGATTcttcaaacttttcttttccacAGCAGACATGGTGATTAGAGAAGAGCAATGAGAATAACAACCTTTGAGGCACACCCAAATCTCTCAAAACCAATACATTCCTGATTTTATTCTCCTGCTTACTACCCTCAGGCAAAGAATGACACAGCTTTTCGAACTTGGAGCTCTTATCCGCTTCTATAATCTCTTTGACGATATCATAGTATCTGCCGATACTTTTGTCCCCTTTCATTCCTAAGATTTTAGGAACTTTAGAAACAATCTCAGTGAGCTCAGAGCTTGAAGCTCCTCTAGACTGCATCAACAGAAGCTTGGGACCAAGTGAATTTTCAGCATCTGCTACAAGCAATGTTGGATAATCCGAAATGATGCTGGAGATCTGAGAATCTGTGAACTCATGACTTCTAAGAAGATTCAGAACTGTATCAGGATTGCCCTTGTTCTCGAAACTGACTTTCATCGAGATCGATTCTGCGAGCTTTGAAGCTAAACCCAATGAATCAACGAGGTAAGAGACAGTAAAGTTGTTACCTTTTCGACTATCTCTAAAGCTCACATCAGCAGCAGTAGCAACAGAAGAGAATGAAttggaaaaaacagagaatacaTTTTGCAAAAGCTTCACTGAAACACTAAAGTCACGCCCTTTCTGAAACTGGACCAACCTTTTACCATGAGGAACTAGAGAAGAACACATGACTATACCAATGCGATTGACAGACAAATGCTTGAAACAGGTTCGACCAAGCTATTTAAATTCGAGAAAACTACAGGATCCAAGCTTACAAATATACATCGAGTGGCGAGAGTGATCGATGAGTGTTCGAGAAACCCAAAATggcaaaaatcaaaatttgagggggagaaggaagaaagaaaaaactaggGTTTAATGGTTTATGAGCAAATCCCTAATTACAAAGTACCAAACCGGTTTATTTTagattcaattttattttggtatacGATTGTTAATTTATGTGAGTTGTGGGCTTTCAGTCATTTCTATTATTGGTCCAATTATAATTCATAAGGGAAGCTGGGCCAATCTTACGCAAAAGCCCACTTAAGATTTGTTGCTTGACGAAGGGTTTCCAGTTTTATGTTgcaaaggaaacaaagaagtaaaaagttaacctaattttttttttgccgtctTAGATTTGAAAATCTACAGAAGCCCTACACAAAATCTCAATTCCATCTCTCTATTTATACACGGACATGTGCtcagaagaaataaaaagaaaacttaaaagatggatccaaaacagaagaaacaaaatcttagaagatcaaaaaagaaaatcacaagTCGTTCTTTATCAAATATTGATGTAGGAGACGcgatgaagaagcaaaacgaTGTCGCTGTATTCCTTACGGGATATTAATCTCTTCCGTAGCCAAAAACTCTAATTTCGTCTTCTCTCCTGCATCAATCAACGCCGTACTCACCATGGTTGCTGCTAGTTCCGGTGATGAACAAGATGATGAACTAAGATTCTTCATCCTCTCCTTCCTCAAGGCTTCCTCAACCGATGAACTCAACGCTGTTCTCCGCAAAATCGCTTCCAGTGTCTTCGTTGACGGAAGCAAAAAAGGCGGCCCTAAAATGCGTGGGCATAAGAAGTGCGTAAGGAGGTGAATGCGTGGGCATCAAGTCACACAAATGGGCTCATCAaagatcttcttcctcttggaTCAGTTACAAGCCTAACCAAACGGATTTATGGAAACGCATTGTACTTCAAAGGAACCTGGGAGAAAAAATTCTCCAAGTCAATGACGAAACGCAAACCTTTTTACCTTGTCAATGGAATATCAGTGTCTGTGCCATTCATGAGTAGCTCTAAAGACCAATACATTGAGGCTTATGATGGTTTCAAGGTACATCAGTGTCTGTGCCATTCATGAGTAGCTTTGAGAAACAATACATTGCGGCTTATGATGGTTTTAAGGTACTCAGACTTCCTTATCGACAAGGCCGTGACAATACCAACCGCAACTTCTCAATGTATTTCTATCTACCGGACAAGAAAGGTGAATTGGATGATCTTTTAAAGAGAATGACATCTACTCCTGGATTCTTGGATAGTCACACTCCGAGAGAAAGAGTTGAAGTCGATGAATTCAGAATTCCAAAGTTTAAGATCGAATTTGGGTTTGAAGCTTCAAGTGTTTTCAGTGACTTTGAGATTGATGTGTCATTTTACCAAAAAGCTTTGATTGAGATCGATGAAGAAGGTACTGAAGCTGCTGCTGCAACTGCTTTTGTTGACAACGAAGATGGCTGCGGTTTTGTGGAGACGTTAGATTTCGTGGCAGATcatccatttcttttcttgattagagaagaacaaaccGGAACTGTTTTGTTTGCTGGTCAAATCTTTGATCCTTCTGCTTAGGACCGGCCTTAACCGGATCAGAGTTTGGTATTTGAAAATCCTTGATTTGTTGCTTCACGACGAATTCTAATTACTGTaggttaatttttattattagtctTTGTcttaaaacactttttttttttttaatgattggaacattttgttctgatttttgttttcccaaaTTCTACAAAAATTATTCTATAAATTTTCCTTGTCAATTTGCTATGGTCACTTTAGTTCGGTTTAATTCTACAAACCGTTTGGGTAATGTTCTATTAtgaatttacatttttctaaatGCTTCGTAAAAgttatatttacattttattgtatttttgaaaaacataaaattgtGAATTCTGAATCTCAACTCCAACTTTTAACTATATAACTTTGCGGGTAAAGAAAGCAAGCAAACTTGCGTAACAAGCAACAACTttaataaaaggaaaatttcttccttttataTTCCAATGGGGAGATAGACCTAACCCTAGCTCTGCCTCATcatcttatatatatcttctttagtttctctctatgaatatattcatatgctcaaaagaaataaacagaaaacttaaaagatggagccaaaagagaagaaacaaaagcttgaCACATCAGAAGTCGCAAGTCCCTCTCTCTCAAAGACGcatctaaagaagaagaaaacgaagaagcaaaaaatcagaaaatcacAAGAAATCACAAGTCCCTCTCTGTCAAAGAATACAGATTTGGTAATCGCAAGTCCTTCTCTATCAAATATTGATGTGGGAGAAGcaatgaagaagcaaaacgaTGTCGCTATATTCCTTACGGGGATAGTAATCTCTTCCGTAGCCAAAAACTCTAATTTTGTCTTCTCTCCTGCATCAATCAACGCCGCACTCACCATGGTTGCTGCTAGTTCCGGTGGTGAACAAGGTGAAGAACTAAGATCCTTCATCCTCTCCTTCCTCAAGTCATCCTCAACTGATGAACTTAACGCAATTTTCCGCGAAATCGCTTCCGTCGTTCTTGTTGACGGAAGCAAAAAAGGCGGCCCCAAAATCGCGGTGGTTAATGGAATGTGGATGGATCAGTCGCTATCTGTCAATCCCTTGTCGAAAGATCTCTTTAAGAATTTCTTCAGTGCTGCTTTCGCTCAAGTTGATTTCAGATCCAAGGTTAGTTTCAATATCTCTAGTT
This sequence is a window from Arabidopsis thaliana chromosome 1 sequence. Protein-coding genes within it:
- a CDS encoding AAA-type ATPase family protein, with product MVSPGRSESISGENNTTLPDGSSGKRIPPSSPSGDKSPSSKRSKLGDGSGASTDSSEAPTSEDAKIAEGLTPTLPDSSFSGWTYRHCTFKTPWCKLLSQSAKQQNLCLYESSCTFGSCLTSDFTLHDRNLGAFLCKITRIQRNGNVVAVLDITGTGGPLRINKAFVIKNVSHELHSGDELVFGLNRSYAFIYQQMSKVTVISGGEQVPAGKFLQLEREARDPSRVSMLASLEISRENPATSGVQEGVEGYFPVNNQSNKAADSGVVISHNQDSKMEILDEENEVTRNRRAQQAAKFREYIRAGIVDGKRLEFSFENFPYYLSEHTKYVLLAVSDMHLNKMNIGYAPYASDLTILNPRILLSGPAGSEIYQEILAKALANSFNAKLLIFDSNPILGVMTAKEFESLMNGPALIDRGKSLDLSSGQGDSSIPSPATSPRSFGTPVNHNLKKGDRVRFFGDELCPGLPTSRGPPYGFIGKVLLVFDENPSAKVGVRFENPVPDGVDLGQLCEMGHGFFCSATDLQFESSASDDLNELLVTKLFEVAHDQSRTCPVIIFLKDAEKYFVGNSHFCSAFKSKLEVISDNLIVICSQTHSDNPKEKGIGRLTDLFVNKVTIYMPQGEELLKSWKYHLDRDAETLKMKANYNHLRMVLGRCGIECEGIETLCMKDLTLRRDSAEKIIGWALSHHIKSNPGADPDVRVILSLESLKCGIELLEIESKKSLKDIVTENTFEISDIIPPSEIGVTFDDIGALENVKDTLKELVMLPFQWPELFCKGQLTKPCNGILLFGPSGTGKTMLAKAVATEAGANLINMSMSRWFSEGEKYVKAVFSLASKISPSIIFLDEVESMLHRYRLKTKNEFIINWDGLRTNEKERVLVLAATNRPFDLDEAVIRRLPHRLMVGLPDARSRSKILKVILSKEDLSPDFDIDEVASMTNGYSGNDLKNLCVTAARRRIIEIVEKEKSERDAAVAEGRVPPAGSGGSDLRVLKMEDFRNALELVSMSISSKSVNMTALRQWNEDYGEGGSRRNESFSQYV
- a CDS encoding AAA-type ATPase family protein (AAA-type ATPase family protein; FUNCTIONS IN: nucleoside-triphosphatase activity, ATPase activity, nucleotide binding, ATP binding; INVOLVED IN: biological_process unknown; LOCATED IN: chloroplast; EXPRESSED IN: 16 plant structures; EXPRESSED DURING: 9 growth stages; CONTAINS InterPro DOMAIN/s: ATPase, AAA-type, core (InterPro:IPR003959), ATPase, AAA+ type, core (InterPro:IPR003593), SMAD/FHA domain (InterPro:IPR008984), ATPase, AAA-type, conserved site (InterPro:IPR003960), Forkhead-associated (FHA) domain (InterPro:IPR000253); BEST Arabidopsis thaliana protein match is: P-loop containing nucleoside triphosphate hydrolases superfamily protein (TAIR:AT4G24860.1); Has 28359 Blast hits to 26057 proteins in 3006 species: Archae - 1474; Bacteria - 9731; Metazoa - 4550; Fungi - 3212; Plants - 2735; Viruses - 22; Other Eukaryotes - 6635 (source: NCBI BLink).) translates to MVSPGRSESISGENNTTLPDGSSGKRIPPSSPSGDKSPSSKRSKLGDGSGASTDSSEAPTSEDAKIAEGLTPTLPDSSFSGWTYRHCTFKTPWCKLLSQSAKQQNLCLYESSCTFGSCLTSDFTLHDRNLGAFLCKITRIQRNGNVVAVLDITGTGGPLRINKAFVIKNVSHELHSGDELVFGLNRSYAFIYQQMSKVTVISGGEQVPAGKFLQLEREARDPSRVSMLASLEISRENPATSGVQEGVEGYFPVNNQSNKAADSGVVISHNQDSKMEILDEENEVTRNRRAQQAAKFREYIRAGIVDGKRLEFSFENFPYYLSEHTKYVLLAVSDMHLNKMNIGYAPYASDLTILNPRILLSGPAGSEIYQEILAKALANSFNAKLLIFDSNPILGVMTAKEFESLMNGPALIDRGKSLDLSSGQGDSSIPSPATSPRSFGTPISGLLILHWGKTLAGDRVRFFGDELCPGLPTSRGPPYGFIGKVLLVFDENPSAKVGVRFENPVPDGVDLGQLCEMGHGFFCSATDLQFESSASDDLNELLVTKLFEVAHDQSRTCPVIIFLKDAEKYFVGNSHFCSAFKSKLEVISDNLIVICSQTHSDNPKEKGIGRLTDLFVNKVTIYMPQGEELLKSWKYHLDRDAETLKMKANYNHLRMVLGRCGIECEGIETLCMKDLTLRRDSAEKIIGWALSHHIKSNPGADPDVRVILSLESLKCGIELLEIESKKSLKDIVTENTFEISDIIPPSEIGVTFDDIGALENVKDTLKELVMLPFQWPELFCKGQLTKPCNGILLFGPSGTGKTMLAKAVATEAGANLINMSMSRWFSEGEKYVKAVFSLASKISPSIIFLDEVESMLHRYRLKTKNEFIINWDGLRTNEKERVLVLAATNRPFDLDEAVIRRLPHRLMVGLPDARSRSKILKVILSKEDLSPDFDIDEVASMTNGYSGNDLKNLCVTAARRRIIEIVEKEKSERDAAVAEGRVPPAGSGGSDLRVLKMEDFRNALELVSMSISSKSVNMTALRQWNEDYGEGGSRRNESFSQYV
- a CDS encoding Mitochondrial transcription termination factor family protein (Mitochondrial transcription termination factor family protein; CONTAINS InterPro DOMAIN/s: Mitochodrial transcription termination factor-related (InterPro:IPR003690); BEST Arabidopsis thaliana protein match is: Mitochondrial transcription termination factor family protein (TAIR:AT1G62085.1); Has 880 Blast hits to 773 proteins in 30 species: Archae - 0; Bacteria - 0; Metazoa - 6; Fungi - 0; Plants - 866; Viruses - 0; Other Eukaryotes - 8 (source: NCBI BLink).); its protein translation is MCSSLVPHGKRLVQFQKGRDFSVSVKLLQNVFSVFSNSFSSVATAADVSFRDSRKGNNFTVSYLVDSLGLASKLAESISMKVSFENKGNPDTVLNLLRSHEFTDSQISSIISDYPTLLVADAENSLGPKLLLMQSRGASSSELTEIVSKVPKILGMKGDKSIGRYYDIVKEIIEADKSSKFEKLCHSLPEGSKQENKIRNVLVLRDLGVPQRLLFSLLFSNHHVCCGKEKFEESLNKVVGMGFDPTTPKFVEALCIVYGLSDKRLEENFNVYKRFGLTVNDVWELFKKCPAFLGYSENRIIQTFEALKRCGLCEDEVLSVFKKNPLCLRASEQQILNSMETFIGLGFSRDEFVMMVKCLPQCIGYSAEMVKKKTEFVVKKMNWPLKVITLFPQVLGYSMEKRTVPRCNVIKALMSKGLLGSELPPMASVLACTDQTFLKRYVVEHDEKLVLELMSIFNQDRVS
- a CDS encoding Serine protease inhibitor (SERPIN) family protein (Serine protease inhibitor (SERPIN) family protein; FUNCTIONS IN: serine-type endopeptidase inhibitor activity; EXPRESSED IN: sperm cell; CONTAINS InterPro DOMAIN/s: Protease inhibitor I4, serpin, plant (InterPro:IPR015554), Protease inhibitor I4, serpin (InterPro:IPR000215); BEST Arabidopsis thaliana protein match is: Serine protease inhibitor (SERPIN) family protein (TAIR:AT1G62170.2); Has 3694 Blast hits to 3656 proteins in 333 species: Archae - 60; Bacteria - 246; Metazoa - 2628; Fungi - 4; Plants - 325; Viruses - 305; Other Eukaryotes - 126 (source: NCBI BLink).); translation: MVAASSGDEQDDELRFFILSFLKASSTDELNAVLRKIASSVFVDGSKKGGPKMRGHKNFEKQYIAAYDGFKVLRLPYRQGRDNTNRNFSMYFYLPDKKGELDDLLKRMTSTPGFLDSHTPRERVEVDEFRIPKFKIEFGFEASSVFSDFEIDVSFYQKALIEIDEEGTEAAAATAFVDNEDGCGFVETLDFVADHPFLFLIREEQTGTVLFAGQIFDPSA